TCGTCCGACGTCAAATTGTCAGCAGATACGCCGGCTTCCCGCGGAAAGACGATTACCGGTTTGCAGGGTTACGCCAGAGAGAGGTGAAGAGGTGCGGTGTTTCGAGAGGGCCGATCCGTACCAGCCGGCTTACCGTCCGGCTTTACTGGCGAGACCCTTCTGGACGGCCGCCAACAGATCCACCCGCCCCGCACCCATCTGGTCGTTGCGGCCGTTGGGGAACTCCTGCGGGCGCGGCTTGTAGGCCGTGCTGCACAGGATGTCGCGAACCTGGCCGGCGGTCAGCTCCGGGTTGGCGCTGAGCACCAGCGCCGCCGCGCCCGCCACGATCGCCGCCGACGACGAGGTGCCGTCGAAGTTCCTCACGTAGTTGCCGGGCGTCGCGACTGCCCTGGCGGCGCCCAGCGCACCTGAGATGTCGGTGGTGACCTGCCGCTGGCCCGGCGCGGCGATGTCCACCTCCTCGCCCCACGCCGAGATCCAGCCCGACTTGTCCGCGTTCAGCCCTACCGGCTCGTCGGCATCGTTCGTCGCCGCCGCCGCGATCACGTCCGGGAGCCTGGCCGGGAACTTGACTCCTTTGTCGGACGGGCCGAGGTTGCCCGCGCCGGCCACGATCACGCACCCCTTCCCGTTGCGCCCCTGTCCGGCAGCGCGCCGGATGGCGTTCTCGACTGCCGGGTGCGGGTGCTCCAGGTACAGCGAGAGGCTGATCACGTCGGCCCCGTTGGCCACGGCCCAGTCGATCCCGCGGGCCACCGCAGCCGGGGCGATGTTCCACATCGGCTCGGTCCCCGCCGTGTGCATCACCCGGGCGGAGAGGATCGAGCATCCCCCGCCGAAGCCGCGGATTCCCTCGCTGTTGAAGGGGATGGCCGCGGCCAGGCCGGCGCACGCGGTGCCGTGGTAGTCCGCGTCCTGCGGGTTGTCGTGGGGCGGGTTGTCCACCATGTCCGCGAACCCGACGATGCGCCCCGCAAGGTCCGGGTGCGTGCGGTCCACACCGGAGTCGATCACCGCGATCCGGATGGCGGGGCTGCCGGCCCCGCCCACCGCCTTCAACGCGTCGTCGGCCCTGGTCCGCACCCGGGCCCACTGCGAGCTGGCCAGGGGATCGGACGAGTCCGGCGGCGCGTCGGGCTGGGAAGCACCCGGCTCGCGAACGGGGCGGTACTCCACCAGGTCGGGCGCGGCGTAGAGCACGCCCGGCTGCGCCGCGATCGCCCGGGCCTGGGCGACCGGATCCTCGTGCTCCGCCAGGCGCACCACGTAGTCCGTGCCGAACTGCCAGACGACCTCCCAGCCGCGACGCTCGAACATGGAGACGGGGCCGCGGGCGCTCCGCTCCATGCCCACCACGATCCGGTCCGTCGCGACCAGGCTGGTGGTGCCTGCGCGGTAGACGGGCACGGCCCGGACCACGGCGGGGTGATCCCGCAGCTCCCGCAGCGCATACTCGGTCGCGTTTTCGGTGACGCCCGCCTCGGGGCTCAGCTCGAACACGGTGTACTTCTCGCCGGGGATTTCGTAGCGGGGGGCCTGCGGGCCCGCGAGCGCGTCCATGCCAGCGACGTCGCGGCGCACGGCGTGTGGAGCCGGCTCGCGGAACCGCACGGCGACCCGTGTGCGGTCCAGTTCCGCGCCCGTGTCGTTTCCGTGGAAGATGAACTCCATCAGTTCCTCCGATCCTTGTTAGGAGTGCGCTGCTCGTGCCTGGCCCGCCCGCGCAGGCGGGCCGGGCGGTGGATTCACGGGGTCTGGAGAACGGCGAAGCCCGTCCCGCACTTGTACGAGGCGCCTATTGCGCCGCCGTTCCCGGCTTGGCCCTTCCACTTGGGGAGTGGGAGAGCGGCCGGCGGGTCGGCGAGGGCGGCGTAGAGGATGAGGAAGTGCGCCATGACCGTGTCCGGCGGGGGGGGCGGCTGCTGGGTGGGGTCGGTGGCGAACAGCTCCTCGCGAAGCACGTTCACCACCCGCAGGTCGATCGTGTTGTTCAGGGGGAACAGCGGCGTCAGTGGCTGGCCTCCGCGGCCGTTCAGCCCCCCCAGCGACCAGTCCAGCCGGGGGCCGGGGACGGTGAACGTCCAGCGCACCTTGTGGGCGATGGCCACGTCGGAGCCCAGCGCGCCCAACTCCCAGGGGTGCTCCGCCACCACACCCGCGCCCGTGCCCGAGGCGAAGCTGACCCTGCTGGTCACCAGATCCAGCGGCGCGTCGGAAACCCTGAACTTCGGCACGGTCCTATCCACCGCCTGCGAGAGGTTGGGCACCGCCGGGATGGCGTGCGACAGGTCGCCGCCGAACCCGGTGAAGTCCAGCACCTTGTCCTCCAGCGCGATGCTGCTGAACGAGCCCTTGAGCAGGGGCGCCCCCTCGACGTCGTAGGCCGAGTTGTAGAAGATGCGGGGATGGTGGCGCTCCTTGGCGCAGCCGCAAGGTAGTCCGCCGGGTCCCGACGGGATCGCGTCCGGGTCCAGGTCGGGCGCCAGCAGCAGCACGTCCATCTTCGGCGTCGCCGGGTCGGAGACGAAGAGGCACAGGCCGACGAAGTCGACGTTCACGGTGATCGGGGGCATTGGGTCACCTCGCGTGGGAGCGGTGGATCAGTTGCCGGCGTAGCGGAACGCCGCCCAGCCGGCGGGGGAGCGCTCGCGCGCGTCGCGCGAGCCAATCATCCGGAGCTGTGCCCGGCGGAGCGCCGCCGCGCCGTCCGGTCGCTCGCGGTAGGCTCGGTGGAACTCCAGCATCATCGGCAGGGTGGCGCCGTCCTCCACCCTCCACAGGCTTCCGACCACGCCTGCCGCACCGGCGGCCAGGAATCCGTCCGCGAGACCTGCGAATCCCCCTGGGCGCGCCGCAGGCGACCGGAGCGTCTCACACGCGGAGAGCACGACCACGCTGCCCCACCGCAGCCGCAGTGTCTCTAGATCCTTCGCCGACAGCTCGCCCCCCATGCCGCCTTCGCCGGGGGCCAGCACCAGGCGCGAGCGTTCCGGGTGCTGATCGTCCAACACGGCGTGGCCGGCAAAGTGGATCAGGATGGCACG
The genomic region above belongs to Longimicrobiaceae bacterium and contains:
- a CDS encoding S8 family serine peptidase; this translates as MEFIFHGNDTGAELDRTRVAVRFREPAPHAVRRDVAGMDALAGPQAPRYEIPGEKYTVFELSPEAGVTENATEYALRELRDHPAVVRAVPVYRAGTTSLVATDRIVVGMERSARGPVSMFERRGWEVVWQFGTDYVVRLAEHEDPVAQARAIAAQPGVLYAAPDLVEYRPVREPGASQPDAPPDSSDPLASSQWARVRTRADDALKAVGGAGSPAIRIAVIDSGVDRTHPDLAGRIVGFADMVDNPPHDNPQDADYHGTACAGLAAAIPFNSEGIRGFGGGCSILSARVMHTAGTEPMWNIAPAAVARGIDWAVANGADVISLSLYLEHPHPAVENAIRRAAGQGRNGKGCVIVAGAGNLGPSDKGVKFPARLPDVIAAAATNDADEPVGLNADKSGWISAWGEEVDIAAPGQRQVTTDISGALGAARAVATPGNYVRNFDGTSSSAAIVAGAAALVLSANPELTAGQVRDILCSTAYKPRPQEFPNGRNDQMGAGRVDLLAAVQKGLASKAGR